TTTAATGTCAGTAAAAACGGGAGCTTCAAAGGTCTCGATGATGCAATTCAAGCTTTGCAAATGCAAAGCGTGTTGCATCCTTCTTCGTTAGGATCGTTAGCAACGTCCTCCAAATTTTCTGGATGGTCGTTTGCTCAAGGGTTTTTTGTAGGACAGCTAAGCATAGTGTTGTTGTTCATCTTTTTCCTAAAGTTCTTTATATTCAGTGATGAGCCATCTAAAAGTAAGAATCCGAAACCTGCAGCCTCCCGTCACAGatcaaaatttaaagaataTCCCTTTATATCTCGCGAATTCCTGACTTCTCTTGTTAGGAAGGGTGCTAAACAACACTACGAGCTCAATGAAGAGGCAGAAAATGAACATCTTCAAGAACTAGCTCTTATTTTAGAGAAAACCTATTATAATGTCGACGTGCACCCTGCAGAGTCATTGGACTGGTTCAACGTTTTAGTTGCCCAAATAATACAGCAATTCCGCAGTGAGGCTTGGCACAGGGACAATATCCTTCATTCCttgaatgattttattggaagaaaatCACCCGATCTGCCTGAATATTTGGATACCATAAAAATAACTGAACTGGATACAGGTGATGATTTCCCCATTTTCTCGAATTGCAGAATACAATATTCGCCAAATTcaggaaataaaaagctAGAGGCTAAAATTGATATAGATTTAAATGACCACTTAACTTTAGGAGTAGAAACAAAACTATTACTTAACTATCCAAAGCCTGGTATTGCCGCACTCCCCATAAATCTAGTAGTGTCAATTGTGAGGTTTCAGGCGTGTTTGACCGTATCTTTAACTAATGCAGAGGAGTTTGCTTCTACTTCGAACGGTAGCAGTAGTGAAAAC
Above is a genomic segment from Saccharomyces cerevisiae S288C chromosome XII, complete sequence containing:
- the MMM1 gene encoding ERMES complex subunit MMM1 (ER integral membrane protein, ERMES complex subunit; ERMES links the ER to mitochondria and may promote inter-organellar calcium and phospholipid exchange as well as coordinating mitochondrial DNA replication and growth; required for mitophagy; ERMES complex is often co-localized with peroxisomes and with concentrated areas of pyruvate dehydrogenase; localizes to the peroxisome in glucose) is translated as MTDSENESTETDSLMTFDDYISKELPEHLQRLIMENLKGSTTNDLKQTSNNSEFNVSKNGSFKGLDDAIQALQMQSVLHPSSLGSLATSSKFSGWSFAQGFFVGQLSIVLLFIFFLKFFIFSDEPSKSKNPKPAASRHRSKFKEYPFISREFLTSLVRKGAKQHYELNEEAENEHLQELALILEKTYYNVDVHPAESLDWFNVLVAQIIQQFRSEAWHRDNILHSLNDFIGRKSPDLPEYLDTIKITELDTGDDFPIFSNCRIQYSPNSGNKKLEAKIDIDLNDHLTLGVETKLLLNYPKPGIAALPINLVVSIVRFQACLTVSLTNAEEFASTSNGSSSENGMEGNSGYFLMFSFSPEYRMEFEIKSLIGSRSKLENIPKIGSVIEYQIKKWFVERCVEPRFQFVRLPSMWPRSKNTREEKPTEL